Sequence from the Procambarus clarkii isolate CNS0578487 chromosome 2, FALCON_Pclarkii_2.0, whole genome shotgun sequence genome:
tctcttggtgtttgtgtttattgtcaccatcatttacgtaacaatagaaccgttacattgatgacccagtgagtgaaGAGAACACCTAGTCGCAAACTAaatcttcgtcatggatttatctaccaggtttccagcatacaacgcagatgaaccagaattttggttcatgcagatggaggctattttcgaccttcacgaaattacgactgagaaagcccgatatgcgtgtaccctgccaacactttCCTCGGAGGCgatgcacactgcctccgctgtcatcacgGCACCATTACcagacaccaggacgtacacCGCATTGAAtgccgcattcaacaaagggaccaactgctcactgacaaaagattagcagagaaaacaccagcccagcttctgcggcatattcagtatgtaATGCTTACTGAAACTGGTCCAGCgcccagcgagattgtgagatcattctggatacaactctgtccaaaacacattcaacgggtcctattcagtatggctgacgacaccccattagcccagctggtTACACATGCAGACCGGCTTCTtacgacgtctgataacgctacgctgtaccacctcagtgatacacagcagaccacagacacccaacaactcgacaTCCTCCAAAACCGGCGTTTCTTCCGCCCAGGGAGGACGTACAatgcgaatccagtatcaggATCTAGGCGACAGCGAAAACACCGAGGAGAGttttgttcttaccaccagaggttcggacaccaagcccacaactgtagggctccttgttcctatgtcgggaaactacttcggcggggactgttaactGCCAGTaaccccgccatttcaaacactacactgctctacatatctgacatcataaccaaacgccgtttcctcgttgacacaggtgcagcagctagtgtgttgcctcccccacaggtcaaacCAACCCGCACTCCTGGTTTGGAGTTACGTGCCGCCAATGGTACATCCGTCCGTACATATGAGACCCGCGCCCTGCTTCTCCATTTCGCCTCTCTAGGTAgctttacgtggactttcctcatagcggatgtggaacaacccattcttggatgggatttcctgcaacaccatcgacttattgTGGATCCCACAGGTGCAGTACTTCACGCCTCTCCAAGTACCTCTACACAGGTTAACAgcgtcaccccagtcgcatctacggaacttcaagcactcctggattAATTCAAAGATGTGACGCAACCCTTTTAGCCCTCGACCAGAAGTGCAATATACGATTACacatcacattactacaacgggagcacctaccttcgccagaccacgccgcctggcaccggaacgatTGGCGGTATCACGTGCTGAGTTCAACAAGCTACAGAAGGTAtgaataatccgcccttcgaatagtctatgggcttcacctctccatatggtcccgaaaacagccccaggggaatggcgcccttgcgtggactacagggctctcaacgttcgtactctgccggatcgctacccaataccacacatccaggatttctcacagggattgagcaacacaaccgttttttcgaaaattgaccttgtgcgggcatttcaccagatccctgtggaaccggcagacattccgaaaactgcgatcacaacaccttttggactgtttgaattcgtccggatgccttttggtctacggaatgcatcccagacattccaacgcttcatcgatCAAGTAattaaggaccttcctttttgctacgcctacattgacgatctactggtggccagtacatcaccaacagaacatctgtTACACCTCCGACTCCTCACCCGTCTGTGCAACTTCAGCTggcagctcaactccgagaagtgtattttccatgttccagagctggatttcttgggacaccgtgtgtcagcagcaagggtccaaccactagagaagaaaatcgaggcaatcaaggaattctCGCGCCCATccactccaaagaagttgcaagaatttctgGGCATGGTGAATTTTTATaatcgattcatcccacattgttcggacatcttgcgacacttatacgacctcttacgtggtcggaaacacaggtcccgtcttccgttggaatggactccccaggcagagacagcattcaccaACATAAAACACAcgctggcggaattcaccttactcgcacacccagtgtctgacgctcccactAATCTTTCTACCGACGCTTCAAAAACAGctattggtgctgtactacaacagctcattgaaggagaatggcgcccaacTGCATTCTTTTCAGTacgcctgtcacccactgaagagaagtacagcacttttgatagggaactgctcgccatctacgcagccatacaacatttccggcacttcctcgaggggcggaacttccacatcctcacagaccacaaacccCTCACTTATACactggcggccaagggtgatgctcactctcctcgagtagccaaccacctggcATTTATCTCCCAATTTATCTCGGATATCCTCCATGTCAAAGaaactaataatgtcatagccgatgcactgtttcgacccaccataaaccaaGTCGTGAAAACCCCAGCTCAGGTAGACTATTGTGTAATCAGaaaggcccaacgggaagaccctgatctgcagcgattacgaacatctgacacagctctccggttcatcgagattcccatggaaggtggcggtagtataatctgtgacacctcacggacggaAGCACTTAGGCCCaacattcctgcccagtttcgctggaatACATTCTCAacatttcactccctagcacacccaggagtacgtgcttcccagaaactactaacggagtTTCCTGTGTTATACATACGACAGGAATCAATtccgatgttcgacgatggactcgctcatgtctccagtgctagcgagcgaaaacacatcgtcacacaaagagccctcttcaacagttccCGTTACTACACTACACTCACTACTACaccgggatgctcccggacgcaggttcgaatcctcgtcacggcccttgtggatttgttcattagttccctttaccttctgaccgtttcgaggtggtgcatgtagacatcgttggaccattaccgtcggcaagaggatgttcttatctactcacctgcatcgatcgattctccagatggccggaagcaatcccattaatcaacatctcagctgagtcagtggtccaggctttcctccctggatgggtcgcccgtttaGCAGCCCcactgtcatcatcaccgaccaaggacgacagttcgaatcatatctatggaaggaacttatggaattcctcggcaccacacataaccgaaccactgcataccaccctgagtcgaacggaatggtagaactctttcatagacaactaaaagccgccccaagagctcaagcacgccctgatgattggatcgacagCCAATCATTAGTCTTGGCATTCGTTCGCCCACGAAGGATGGCAGTGGATTCTCGgtagcagacttagtatacggatctagcctgcagcttccgggcgaattcttaaccccgACGCCACTCATCACACCCtcagaccccacttttgtccagaaattacgggcggccatggCAAGCATTCGGCCTACACGACTGCGCCAACCGAaaactcgtgctacatatgtgcctcatgagctccacacaactgaacacgtgtttgtaagaatcgacgctgttcgacgccctctacagtcaccttacgaaagaccatttaaagtggtttcttgaacaccgaagttcttcaccattgaacgccgaggacagcgggtaaacatctccatcgattgccttaaaccagcacactgtgacgctgccccagacatccctccagagacacatccgccgataacgccgttcacttttcgaccacagttaccagcagcaccgccacctacgacaacggacgaccctgtacgacctcccaccctacaaccccagttaccagctgcaccaccatcTGATCCTACGACTACGGACGATCCAGTGCGACATCCCACCCTACGACTCAAGTTAGATgatatcagcgaagaggaggaagttaactttgagggttacgcgagcagggcgtacaattcatcgACCAGCTAGGTTCCTTGATCAAGTGTTTTTTCCTTTCATCCTTTGGGAGGAGAAATTCTGTagtgagtagattatcccaataatatactggcTCCAAACAcattagcctaatgagagaagcaaagctcttctTAGTACTAGttatggaactcaaacctttccgtacttccagttaatattcctgtcaacctttggagaacaatgaggtgttgcccgagcatataagcagcagagtagcgaataataactaccgcaaggaggtattctcagccctcttctcttcaactgtttaatagaaagaataatgaggttgaaactcccatatcactgcaggctgctaaactacgcggacgactttgtcattatcataaaaggaagggatgcggcgcgccttgcacccaaatgcttagactgcatcagcaaagaggcaaaacagattgggatcaaactcaacccctcaaagtcaaaggccatgcccataaaaatagcgaagcccaacatccaactcacaatacagggtcaaccaatagaatgggtcgacacctatcagtatctaggaatcatcctggacacacatgaattttaatgctgaggtcacttacttgagagagcgaactgtggcccggacggcaatcctcaggtcgctaacctccctttctggaggagccaatctgcaagttcttcgcacatactatgtacaggcagtcagatcagtgatcgattatgccgcacctgcactcacaaatctatcacaccaacagtggaaaaagcttgaagttgcccaaaacaatgctatgagagctgcactgggagcccccatgtggaccaggcttgaaactcttagactggagacgggtttgccctctctacaagaaagaatatcacaaaggacagctacaattatcagtaagataattatttcttctgatccaatcccagtacggcaggccttggtggttggactaggccaaaacaatggaaactcttgggttgcaagagcaggaaaagtcctaaacagactacatttaaaaaacatgattcttgatagagagggtgatcatccacacccaaattacactccttccgcgccgtgggaagagcctactttcaaaatagtaatagaaagtcttccaatgaaaaaggctgcctatgatccgacaatcctaaggcgcataatagaagagcaaatgtatagcatagcagtagcaggagccacccacatcttcacagacggatcggtggacacataaTATGAGAGTGctagcgctgctctttgcacgaccagcgtacaggcatattggagactgggaggactagtatcatcaacccaaactgagctgtttgccatacaacaggcattcgcatatgtgattgcacaaaacactcaaaatgcaatcatacacacagactcaaaagctgcacttcaaatactaggacaaaaacagtggaaagataatgtggaaataattaccaccattttgtatcttggagcagtcgctaaaggcaaaggactcaacataactttaaactggatcccatcccatattggaatcccattaaatgaaaaagctgatgaaattactAAATTggccactcgtcatccagtgatacataaaacaattcaacccagcctagagaacataaaaaacatcatcaccaaaaaactctcacatctcaacaaagcctacctgcaccagagaatagctgaaggttcgccatgtgcaacatggtatcttcaggcaaccaaattagaaaggttaaatatcccaaaaggaatccacagggaaatagcagttaggttatatagactacgtctaggttacagatgcaactgggagattggtgaaccccgacagagagagtgcatcttctgccaaactgtcacagaaaagccattacttcactatcttctggaatgtgaagcaaccaatgaccttagaagagctttaagagttcctgaatcatgcagtggccaccctgaagccatcaacacagccactctcctggtcaacaaaggtgtccagcagctggacaccctcataaagactgtgaagcagtatcctcccccgcgataacagcttgatggttaaatgcaacctcagaatactgagaaaaaaaaattgtaccacttacgggctattcatgcccgtgccacctcttgggtggcttaatctttatcaatcaatcaatcaatcgaataataactcacgaggctaaccataccccgcgctacttgccccgatcctgtgccaggtaactccactacgggctcaccatagcccgtgctacttgggaattatgttccgagtagctgaatctaaaacaacagaatAATaactgacgggagacatctcccgtcatgcagggtgcagccgctcctccacagatctccagtatcatctattgatactggtaatggctcaaaagggccaccacttaagggctattcatgcccgtgcaacattttgggtggcttaatcttcatcgatcAATCGAATAATaactcagcaccgctcctgtgccaggtaagtccactacgggctcaccatagcccgtgctacttgccccgctcctgtgccaggtaagtccactacgggctcaccatagcccgtgctacttgccccgctcctgtgccaggtaagttacgggctcaccatagcccatgttaCTTGGAgctcgttccgagtagctgaatctataacaacaacaacgaataatAACTGGCAGAttcattcagcaccgctcctgtgccaggtaagtccattacgggctcaccatagctcgtgctacttgccccgctcctgtgccaggtaagtccactacgggctcaccatagcccgtgctacttgccccgctccagtgccaggtaagtccactacgggctcaccatagcccgtgctacttgcaccgctcctgtgccaggtaagtccactacgggctcaccatagcccgtgctacttgccccgctcttgtgccaggtaagtccactacgggctcaccatagcccgtgctacttgccccgctcctgtgccaggtaagtccactacgggctcaccatagcccgtgctacttgccccgctcctgtgccaggtaagttacgggctcaccatagcctgtgctacctggaacttgttccgagtagctgaatttataacaacaacaacaataataactagtctactttcaaagcTATTGCTTTGAGTTAATGGGCATTTATCtaaccactgaataccttaagcccaatggtggtggagttattttctgtgactctaaaagtgctctgcagtccttaaataacccatcacaatgtatttcggaagtagcttgtaatattaaatggaatgtaatttttgccaatgataataactcttgtataaaatttgtgtggatcccatcccatgttggagttggaaaacatgactttgtagatcgattggccaatgaggcttgcaggaaagaaaacattgattatgactttggactatttaatggaattattagaaacatacaaattaaagaaattaattcagatttagaagaactaagaaatgcccagagacctgaaagctgcagtattaaaagttatgacaagttttgtaatactaTTTTTTAGGGGGGTCTccggccctgctgtcttgacggtgtggatattacatcttcgaattttttgagcttgtgctcaattgtcttccgagtctctgtggtttgcttgattccatgtgatgacagcagactttcgatcaactcagtgaccaaagttttgagcattggccagagagcgtccagttctgtgggaac
This genomic interval carries:
- the LOC138365829 gene encoding uncharacterized protein encodes the protein MADDTPLAQLVTHADRLLTTSDNATLYHLSDTQQTTDTQQLDILQNRRFFRPGRTYNANPVSGSRRQRKHRGEFCSYHQRFGHQAHNCRAPCSYVGKLLRRGLLTASNPAISNTTLLYISDIITKRRFLVDTGAAASVLPPPQVKPTRTPGLELRAANGTSVRTYETRALLLHFASLGSFTWTFLIADVEQPILGWDFLQHHRLIVDPTGAVLHASPSTSTQVNSVTPVASTELQALLD